TCCTcccaaaaaactacaaaaactaTGCAGAAAAGTTGTATAGGAGCAGATTTATTAGTGATTAAACAGTCCAACATCACAATGGAGCTGCAATCCTTAAAcagaatacaaatgaaaataCCGAAGAGAAACGGATCACTACACATTTGAAAAGCTTCAGTACTTCAGGTGCTTTTTACCTGAAAGCAACttgtaaaaacatgaaataaaatacgtttgttcaaacacaacaaactgttTGCGATCAGGACTCCTCTTCTGCGTGCTTATTGGCcaagagagctgtcaatcatctgATGGGAGACTCATTctgaaatattcaaacaaagacaaagtggTAATTAAGTTACTGGACAAGGCAGAGCTTTTCGTGCATCATTTCAATCTGAAATTTAACAGATTATAGATTCACTTTTTGCTTGCAGGGACTATAATGAGTAAttaaacatctttaaaaagatTTGCATTGAGTTTTTCCTCTGATGTTGGTTTCCCTCAGTAATCGACTCAGTTCTGCTTTGAAAAGCAGAACTCAAGATCGAGAATTCTAACTGAAACCAACACCTTTACGAGCGGGGGGGTTGCTTAGGCAGCCACGCTCACACTGCCCTCCATATGGACCAATCCTCACAGTTCACACAGCAACTAAAGCGCCATTAAGCCTGAAGTAAACTCAGCCTGCTGGGAAAAATGATTTGAGATATGTGATAATTCACATCGAACCAAAACATCTGAAAACTGTAATGCATCTCTACATTGGTCCCTTACTGGTCTTGAAGGAAACCTGCAGGACTTTGTCCCCCAGTCGGTATCCGTTGAGGCTGTGGATCGCCATGGCGGCCTCCTCGTAGTTCGTCATGGTGACGAAACCGAAGCCTTTGCACTTGTTGGTGTTGAAATCTCTGATCACTTTCACATTGACGACGGCACCGAACGGCCCGAACATCTGCCAGAGGATCGCCTCGTCGGCGTCCTGGCCCAGATTATAGATGAAGATGCACCAACcgccggaggggctccccgagactccgccccctccgcccATGTGGTCGACGCTCATTGGAGAAAACCTGGGACAGAACAGGAAGTGGGGCGTGATGAAGATGGGATGGTACAGTTATCCGGTTACTAACCAGGTTAAAGGAGGTTTACTACTTGCAACCCGTTACCGATGCACGCAGACATCTCCGGCGCTCTGCTGgtgagtgacagacgagtgggCGTACCTGAACCTCTGCGCCTGGTGATGCACGGGGCCGCCGAAGCGTCGCGATTGGCCGTGGTACATCTGTGACATCATCTGAGAGTTCCGGGCTTGATTGGGGTTAGCGGCGAACTTGACCGTGATGGGCTCGGCGCTGCCCGGGGGCGTGTGCCCGTTCAGGTGCTTGACGGCTTCTTCGGCCTCGGACCTCTTATCGAAGCGGATGAAGGCCACGCCCCGAGAGAGACCTGGACAGCCAATAAGAAAAGGAGGTGAGCTCTACGGAGCGCCCGAGAGTGGGAGTGGTCACATGGCGGCGCGTTGCGTTACCTGAGGCCTGGTCCACCAGCACTCTGGAGTTGATGATGTGCCCAAAGCGGGTGAACATGTCTTCCAGTTCCTGCTGACTCAGCGTCCTCGGCAGCCCGCTGATGTACAGATTTGCATCTTTGATCATGTCCGAACTCGGCCGCGCGAACGAGACCTGCAGGGAGGAGACGGGAAGCGTTTCAGACCGGCGCCGTTgcaaatagaataaataaatacaatttaaatatatttttttaaaacactgaaaataaaacatttacagacagtttttaaataaaatccaggaatatgtttaaatgtctaacttcaataaaaaaatgaataaaataaacattgttcCAGATTTGTCCCAAatccaataaaaataaaaagacaaaattaaAGCATCCAAAAAAGATAATTAGGcacttttgtaaaaaataaaaaaggcattaATTTATGCAAAGAAAATGTTGGCACATTGTCACACTGAACTGAAGAAATTCACAGATTCAGTGTAAACATGTGCggatatatatgtgtatatatatatttataaaaataaaaaacaggtaAGAATAATTTACCAAgtcagaaaaacagaaacagcagtgtttaaaaaaaataccttcATCCGTCAGACAGTATGCGGGAGAGAAAGCAATAACAGCCTCTACTGTCCAGGGAACATAAGACATCTATCAGTGGAGACAGGAAAGTCAAAGAGCACCTGTTGCACATTACCTTGATAGTTTTAGACTGTAGCCTCAGGCCATTGAGGGTACTGATAGCCCTCTCTGCATCATTAGGGTTAACAAAGTTAACAAAGCCGTAACCTAAACTGTGGCCTagagaaacacaaaggaaaacaacaaaataaaataataaaaccgtCTGTGTTACTGATGCCACACATGCTGGATATTGAAAAAATAGGCAAGAAATCAGCAGAGAACTCTCCATCCGGGGTttgtaaaaaaagacaaacaactcGGGAGTGCTGTAGGTACGGAAGGTTTAGTCAGAGTGAGACCTCCAGGCCACAAAACGCTTGTGTGGGAAATGTTTTGGCCACTTGGTGGCGCTCTCCCCCAGGAGGGAATCTAAAGGGCCGGACCTGGAGCGCTCACTCCGAGTAAACGCTCATTGCAGAATGTGAATTGGTCAGTCGCTCGGTCAAGTTTTAACGAAAAAGTTCTCAAACATTTACTATTAAAGATTTACAGACATTTTCAAagcctgaaaaataaaaataaaacaggtgaaaacagcATTGAAACAATTGTACATTGTTAGATTCtgttaaatgattaaaaaacaaatgtttaatcTCGGGTTGGACGATGTGATGTTGATGCAGGATGAATTTATGCTATTTTGTCTTTAATATCAATCATTAGATGTCAGATGTAATTCAGAATTGAAGTGTTTGTAATTCCCGGGTTGGTTTATGTGCGTTATGAATAATCTGTATTTAAATGGGATCCACATCGCACAGCCCTGATTTTATCCATTACCCTCAGACACCTGAAGTCACTTAACCTggtgtgaaaaataaataaaaaaatattacaacaatgcagaaaataaaacattcagataTAATTCAGACAAATATCATAGAAACGTACTTTAGAAACAACACCATGATATTGTAATAAaaccaacaaataaaacaaaaatcagaTGCTCcccaataaaaaacattaaaaatgaaaaagaaataaaaccgtTGCTGGGGAGAGTACACAGGAAATACTGCAGATAGTActacaactaatactactactacagctaGAACAACAGCAACTATTACCATTTCTACCACAAGTACTACTTCAAATTAGTACTTTATACTTCGTAGCACTGTGGTAGAATGACAGAACTCATGCATCACAGTATTTCTACTCATAGTATTCCTCAGGGATTCTGGGGCATTTGTAGGAACTAACATTTGCAGATAAAGTAGCACTACAATACTATGGTGTCTTTTAAGTGGTACTGCAGTCTGATACTTCGGCAGTAACCAGTCGTGTAGTACACACACCGCCTCTCCGGCAGCGCACGGGCGTTCTGCAACACGCGACTGACTTATTCAAACAAGTAAAGGCCTTTCGTTTTTGggatgtttgaataaaacacTTCCCTAAAAAAGGTGCTTTTTATGCAGGtctggaaaacaaaaactaaacatCCCAAAGATGAAATCTTCTACTCGACATGCAAACAAATAGTTGCATGTTACGGCCCATCCCCGTGTGGTACTGCAGCTCGAGGCCTCTGTAGAACCTCTGCAGTACGAGAGCAGTACAGGGGCCATTCGGCAGCAAGTATTCGAGGTTACAAGT
This Gasterosteus aculeatus chromosome 8, fGasAcu3.hap1.1, whole genome shotgun sequence DNA region includes the following protein-coding sequences:
- the LOC120823845 gene encoding ELAV-like protein 1 isoform X1, which gives rise to MALRRGHIRYLKVCEVQTSQNDVRDGQHASKGASGKELYDNGYCEQMMEDDDSRTNLIVNYLPQSMSQDELRSLFSSVGDVESAKLIRDKVAGHSLGYGFVNFVNPNDAERAISTLNGLRLQSKTIKVSFARPSSDMIKDANLYISGLPRTLSQQELEDMFTRFGHIINSRVLVDQASGLSRGVAFIRFDKRSEAEEAVKHLNGHTPPGSAEPITVKFAANPNQARNSQMMSQMYHGQSRRFGGPVHHQAQRFRFSPMSVDHMGGGGGVSGSPSGGWCIFIYNLGQDADEAILWQMFGPFGAVVNVKVIRDFNTNKCKGFGFVTMTNYEEAAMAIHSLNGYRLGDKVLQVSFKTK
- the LOC120823845 gene encoding ELAV-like protein 1 isoform X2, with the translated sequence MIKDANLYISGLPRTLSQQELEDMFTRFGHIINSRVLVDQASGLSRGVAFIRFDKRSEAEEAVKHLNGHTPPGSAEPITVKFAANPNQARNSQMMSQMYHGQSRRFGGPVHHQAQRFRFSPMSVDHMGGGGGVSGSPSGGWCIFIYNLGQDADEAILWQMFGPFGAVVNVKVIRDFNTNKCKGFGFVTMTNYEEAAMAIHSLNGYRLGDKVLQVSFKTK